Proteins co-encoded in one Pseudorhizobium banfieldiae genomic window:
- a CDS encoding NAD(P)/FAD-dependent oxidoreductase: MANADSPAGGAGQSLPASADLVILGGGVMGLWAAVKADRLGIPTLLLDAGRTGGGASGGLLGALMPHTPDRWNDKKQFQLEALVSLEEEVARLESETGLSTGYRRSGRLIPLPKPHLRDIAVRNAEEARENWTTSGRSFRWQVLDNALDAGWPDAAACEAGLVHETLSGRISPRLLTAALQARLELSDHVQVAENAAAERIDPKARLVHLSGGTSIAFGHCIVATGPQSFPLLQAIEPAANRPLGRPVKGQAALLRADIDPTQPVVFLNGLYVVPHDDGTVAIGSTSEEEFADAVTTDGKLDDLLDRARQLVPGLQEATVLERWAGLRPKAIGREPMVGPHPDHASLVALTGGFKVSFGLAHRLADAALAGVAGNPVPLPPSFVFADHLRLARDPS; the protein is encoded by the coding sequence ATGGCCAATGCCGATAGTCCCGCCGGTGGGGCCGGTCAATCGCTTCCCGCTTCTGCCGACCTCGTCATCCTCGGAGGAGGAGTCATGGGACTGTGGGCAGCTGTGAAAGCGGATCGGCTCGGCATCCCTACGCTTCTCCTTGATGCAGGTCGAACTGGGGGCGGGGCGAGCGGCGGGCTCCTCGGTGCGCTGATGCCGCATACGCCGGATCGCTGGAACGACAAGAAGCAGTTCCAGCTCGAAGCGCTCGTCTCGCTGGAGGAAGAGGTCGCGCGGCTGGAATCGGAGACGGGTCTTTCGACCGGCTATCGCCGCTCCGGCCGCCTGATCCCGCTGCCGAAGCCCCACCTGCGGGACATCGCCGTCCGCAATGCCGAGGAGGCGCGGGAGAACTGGACCACCTCTGGGCGGAGCTTTCGCTGGCAGGTCCTGGACAACGCGCTCGATGCCGGGTGGCCTGACGCGGCGGCCTGCGAGGCCGGCCTCGTGCACGAGACCCTGTCCGGCCGCATTTCGCCACGCCTCCTGACAGCCGCGCTGCAGGCCCGACTGGAGCTGTCGGATCACGTACAGGTCGCAGAGAATGCCGCTGCTGAGCGGATCGATCCGAAGGCGCGGCTGGTGCATCTTTCCGGCGGGACAAGTATCGCTTTCGGCCACTGCATCGTCGCGACGGGTCCCCAGTCGTTTCCGCTCCTGCAGGCAATCGAACCGGCCGCGAACCGTCCGCTCGGGCGTCCGGTAAAGGGGCAGGCGGCACTCCTGCGGGCCGATATCGATCCGACCCAACCGGTGGTCTTCCTCAACGGCCTCTATGTCGTGCCGCATGACGACGGAACGGTTGCGATCGGCAGTACGAGCGAAGAGGAGTTTGCCGATGCCGTCACCACCGACGGCAAGCTCGACGACCTGCTGGATCGCGCGCGCCAACTGGTACCCGGCCTGCAGGAAGCCACGGTGCTCGAGCGTTGGGCGGGGCTTCGCCCGAAGGCGATCGGCCGCGAGCCCATGGTCGGCCCCCATCCGGACCATGCCTCCCTCGTTGCGCTGACGGGCGGCTTCAAGGTGAGCTTCGGGCTCGCCCACCGGTTGGCCGATGCCGCACTCGCGGGCGTGGCTGGCAACCCGGTACCGTTGCCGCCGTCCTTCGTGTTTGCGGATCATCTGCGGCTGGCGCGGGACCCATCCTGA
- the mnmD gene encoding tRNA (5-methylaminomethyl-2-thiouridine)(34)-methyltransferase MnmD, producing the protein MSDDISENGDKGLQWHEGDMPFSTQFGDHFYCRSDGRLECGHVFLAGNGLPDRWQAGGDFRIGELGFGTGLNFCETWRQWKLQRCPGSTLHFVSFELYPMQAQELDRALSHWPEINAERQALTAAWPAAPQGRLEIAADAQTRLTVVVDPALEGVMAAPAQFDSWFLDGFAPSRNPDMWSPELMQAVYDRTVEGGSFATYAAAGFVRRNLQAAGFTVERRSGFAGKREMLCGRK; encoded by the coding sequence ATGAGCGACGACATTTCCGAAAATGGTGACAAGGGCCTTCAGTGGCACGAGGGCGATATGCCCTTTTCCACCCAGTTTGGCGACCACTTTTATTGCCGCAGCGACGGTCGGCTCGAATGCGGCCACGTCTTTCTCGCCGGCAACGGATTGCCGGATCGATGGCAGGCCGGCGGCGATTTCCGAATCGGCGAACTCGGCTTCGGCACGGGGCTGAACTTCTGCGAGACGTGGCGGCAGTGGAAGCTTCAGCGATGCCCGGGCTCCACCCTCCACTTCGTTTCGTTCGAACTCTACCCGATGCAGGCACAGGAGTTGGACCGGGCACTGTCGCACTGGCCGGAGATCAATGCCGAGCGGCAGGCGCTGACGGCGGCATGGCCCGCGGCGCCGCAGGGACGGTTGGAGATCGCCGCCGATGCCCAGACGCGCCTGACGGTCGTCGTGGATCCCGCGCTGGAGGGCGTCATGGCTGCGCCAGCGCAGTTCGACTCCTGGTTCCTCGACGGCTTCGCGCCGTCGCGCAATCCTGACATGTGGTCGCCGGAACTGATGCAGGCGGTCTACGACCGCACCGTCGAAGGCGGAAGCTTCGCCACCTATGCCGCGGCAGGCTTCGTCCGCCGCAACCTGCAGGCAGCGGGCTTCACGGTTGAGCGACGGTCGGGCTTTGCAGGGAAGCGCGAAATGCTGTGCGGACGGAAGTAG